The following proteins come from a genomic window of Miscanthus floridulus cultivar M001 chromosome 2, ASM1932011v1, whole genome shotgun sequence:
- the LOC136538570 gene encoding fe(2+) transport protein 2-like → MSSRASTVLLVVCLLSASSPFAAVVIAQTEPQAPPDDGGACGGPAVEGKCHSVANALRLKLIAIASILLASVIGVCLPLFSRSVPALRPGGNAFVVVKAFASGVILGTGYVHVLPDSFNDLSSPCLPRRPWAEFPFTGFVAMLAALVTLMVDSIMLSFHSRGKGKGRAAVARHGHDSCPPQVHCHGHGHLEMSEARPEAADKAEEDVETGKVQLRRNRVIAQVLEMGIVVHSVVIGLGMGASQNVCTIRPLVAALCFHQLFEGMGLGGCILQAEYGARMKSGLVFFFATTTPFGIALGLALTKVYSDTSPTALIVVGLLNAASAGLLHYMALVDLLGADFMGPKLQSSVRLQMVSFLAVLLGAGGMSVMAMWA, encoded by the exons ATGTCTTCGAGAGCATCGACAGTGCTGCTCGTCGTCTGTCTCCTGTCCGCCTCCTCACCGTTTGCCGCCGTCGTCATCGCGCAAACGGAGCCTCAAGCACCGCCCGACGATGGCGGCGCATGCGGTGGTCCGGCCGTCGAGGGCAAATGCCACAGCGTCGCCAACGCGCTGCGCCTGAAGCTGATCGCCATCGCGTCGATCCTCCTCGCCAGCGTTATCGGCGTGTGCCTGCCGCTCTTCTCCCGCTCTGTGCCGGCGCTCCGCCCCGGCGGCAACGCCTTCGTCGTCGTCAAGGCCTTCGCGTCGGGGGTCATCCTCGGCACCGGCTACGTGCACGTGCTGCCGGACTCCTTCAACGACCTCAGCTCGCCCTGCCTGCCCCGGAGGCCCTGGGCGGAGTTCCCATTCACGGGGTTTGTCGCGATGCTCGCCGCCTTGGTCACGCTCATGGTGGACTCGATCATGCTCTCGTTCCACAGCCGGGGCAAGGGCAAGGGAAGAGCTGCGGTCGCGCGCCATGGCCATGACAGCTGCCCTCCGCAGGTGCACTGTCACGGGCACGGGCATCTAGAGATGAGTGAGGCGAGGCCGGAGGCCGCGGACAAGGCGGAGGAGGATGTGGAGACCGGCAAGGTGCAGCTGCGCAGGAACCGTGTCATTGCTCAG GTCCTGGAGATGGGCATCGTGGTGCACTCGGTGGTGATCGGCCTCGGCATGGGCGCGTCGCAGAACGTGTGCACGATCCGTCCCCTCGTGGCGGCGCTCTGCTTCCACCAGCTCTTCGAGGGCATGGGCCTCGGCGGCTGCATCTTGCAGGCCGAGTACGGCGCCAGGATGAAGTCAGGGCTGGTCTTCTTCTTCGCCACGACGACGCCGTTCGGGATCGCGCTGGGGCTGGCGCTCACCAAGGTGTATAGTGACACCAGCCCGACGGCGCTGATCGTCGTTGGGCTTCTCAACGCGGCGTCGGCGGGGTTGCTCCACTACATGGCGCTCGTCGACCTCCTTGGCGCGGACTTCATGGGGCCCAAGTTGCAGAGCAGTGTCAGGCTCCAGATGGTCTCCTTCCTGGCCGTGCTCCTCGGCGCAGGCGGCATGTCCGTCATGGCCATGTGGGCGTGA
- the LOC136522440 gene encoding single myb histone 6-like: MGAPKQRWTSEEEAALRAGIARHGVGKWRTILKDPEFSSTLCYRSNVDLKDKWRNMNVIVSASSSRDKAKTAVKRARTTPKNNEHTMAISRVTSDIDDEIVDEKPITSLPSEAKNTSNSKKSHSRLDNIIMEAIKNLNEPTGSHRTTIANYIEEQYWPPSDFDHLLSAKLKDLSTSGKLIKVNRKYRIAPSSPNSEGRSPKMLLLEDVQREPVKIWSDDSKTLTRSQVDAELARMSTITAEEASVAAAHAVAEAEAIMAEAEAAAKEAEAAEAEAQAAQAFAEAAFLTLKNRNAAKLMA; encoded by the exons ATGGGGGCTCCAAAACAAAGGTGGACTTCTGAGGAAGAGGCTGCTCTTAGAGCTGGAATAGCAAGGCATGGAGTTGGAAAATGGCGCACAATATTGAAAGATCCAGAATTTAGTTCCACTTTGTGCTACCGCTCAAATGTTGACCTCAAG GACAAATGGCGAAACATGAATGTAATTGTCAGTGCATCGAGTTCTCGTGACAAGGCGAAGACTGCAGTGAAGAGAGCCCGAACCACTCCCAAGAATAATGAGCACACTATGGCAATCAGTAGAGTTACTTCTGATATTGATGATGAGATTGTTGACGAAAAGCCTATAACATCATTGCCTAGTGAAGCAAAGAACACATCAAATTCGAAGAAATCTCACTCAAG GCTAGATAATATTATAATGGAGGCTATAAAGAATTTAAATGAGCCTACGGGGTCACACAGAACTACTATTGCTAATTACATAGAG GAGCAATATTGGCCACCTAGTGATTTTGATCACTTACTATCTGCAAAACTGAAGGACTTGTCCACCAGTGGCAAATTGATAAAG GTGAATCGGAAGTACAGGATAGCACCTAGTTCACCCAATTCAGAGGGCCGAAGCCCCAAAATGCTGCTGTTGGAAGATGTGCAAAGAGAGCCTGTCAAGATATGGAGTGATGATAGTAAAACCCTTACCAGATCTCAAGTTGATGCTGAATTGGCACGTATGTCAACAATTACTGCCGAGGAAGCTTCAGTGGCTGCAGCTCATGCAGTTGCTGAAGCAGAGGCCATCATGGCAGAAGCTGAAGCTGCAGCGAAAGAAGCAGAGGCTGCAGAAGCAGAAGCCCAAGCTGCACAAGCATTTGCTGAAGCAGCATTTTTGACATTGAAGAACAGAAATGCTGCAAAACTG ATGGCTTAA